The Xenopus laevis strain J_2021 chromosome 4L, Xenopus_laevis_v10.1, whole genome shotgun sequence genomic sequence TTGATGGGTTGCGTTCCTTGCCCAAAACAGGACTGTCCTGCCTGTAGTTATCTAGCTGCTCCAATTGCCAGCATGAAACTGACTCATGGTGCTGTTTTTCTACTAGGGAGCAACAAGTGGGACCTCCCTGGGCCTATCACTATTTGGTAGCATGACATAGTGAGGTTACATGGGGAATGTATAAGGCACAGCAGCACTCTAGCATAGAAACAACCAATGTACCTAAACCCAAGGGGACAAAAGTAGATTGGCGTGTCATTCTTGAGACTTGAATGTCATGGTCCCAAAGCCCTGTGACACAAATTCTGTACCGTGCCTTTCCTGCCTAAAACACAGTGACAGGAGACCGTCCTGCCTTACAACCGAACACGGCCCAgcacagggttgccaggtctaattttcaaaaccagccaaagtcagctacaaaactagccaagaagcacttcaaaagtagcccaaaaatagcacaatatgtgcagtgaaaaaatgtcttaaaataaatgaatagatgtgaaaatatgcctttttcccAATTTTCAcggatttgcaaatttttccgtgaagcaaaatgggaaagatttgCCGTCTTCACCAGTAACTACAGAGGGGAGCCCAGGAGCCTCAGAAGAccctaatacaaatacaatttcaataacaattggtaaaacaggtcaacctctagacattttggtggacagcagattttttgcccccaaattttctgaaattgaggaaagtcaagGAAAATTCAAGAGTGATGGGAGAATGGGGCACAGAGCCAAACATGTGATAACTCCTGaattctacacaagtcagtctcaTTGCACGCTGGGTATTGTAGTCGTACATTAAATTTGGCAGTCGgcaacaaaaactacattacccaacatgcactgggagacgcaggcttggcacatttgGGCAAGAAAGGACCAAAAAGTAGCCCATCctcgtaccttggctagtttgtactttcaaaaccagactgggctttaaattagtagcccaatttggctggaaccAGGCAACCCTggcccagcagcagcagcacgttCGCACTAAGTATCCACTCAACGCGGTGACGTAACAGTGCAACAGGCTTTCCAATTACAATTGGAACTGAAGCATTCCAATTACATGACAGGGCCGGTGTGCGACGGGCAGTAAGGCAGAGGGCGATTTTATTGCCAAGGGCCCCTTGACCAGTCACTCACGTGTGTCCGCAGCTCCCGATCGCCACAGGCTTATAATAAACCTCCAGACAAATGGGACAGCCAAACTGAGTCTCTAAACTGTCTGCGGATGAAGGAGTCGCCAGTGACTGGTGAGAGTGATGTTGTCGGTGCTGCGAAGAGGCCACCAGGTTCCGAAACATAGCCATGACCGTGACAAGCCCGTTACCTCAGCGGCTGCACGACATAAACACAACACGTCATCACCACGCTACGCAGAAACATCATCGGCGCGACAAGGAGGCCTAGTGTCACCATGGAGATGGTATTGCTTAAACCGGCTCagtttacatcatttttaatgggGAGCATCCCCGGTTATTCATTGTGGATAGGTGGGTTAAAAGGGGGAAACATGAAGCGCCGCGGTAATGTCAAATGCGAACAATGACAGGTTGAATAGTAGTGAAACTGTCTTCGCCATTTTGCTTACGGGAAAAGTGCTTTTGGACCACATATAAGCAGTGCCGGGCATGTCGCACCCAGCGCGGGCGCGCGTCCCCGTGTGCGCACGCCCGTGACATGGCCGGCCGGGTTGTGACACAACTAGGAATACAATGAGACTCTCCTTCTGGTTTTGAAGAAGCTACAATGGAATCTTTCTTGTTGTGCGGATCACTATTCATGGTGGAGTATAATTAGGGTTGTCAAAATAGTTTTTCCCCATAATACTATGACGTCTTTGCGCATGACGTCTTctttgcgcgacgttcgcgataTAATTATCGTGCGCCGGAAGAAGCTGTCTGCTCTTGGTTTGCACGTTAGGAAAAGTACTTTTGGCCATGTGTGAGGAGGGAGAGACTTACTGTCCTGAAGTAAAGGatgcaaaacaaggcaaaaggTGAGATGATGATAGTTTCTGTTATTAGTTtgttagaaataataataatctaggaAAATCTGCTGTGAAgtgatttgtagttgcgccaacCCTCATTCCTGGTACACAAAGTTGAAAGAGGAGAGATTCAAGTAATCCTAAACTGGCCATAAAGCAATATGTCTTAACTGGTGAACTTGAGTTTGATGTTAATGTTTTACTTTCTCCAGAAAGGGAAAACATAATCACAACTTCTGAAGGTTTCATTCAGTGCAGCACAAATCGAAGGGCCTTCCGAAGTAGAACTCCACCCAACAACTATTAAGCAGCTCTTCAGTGTTCATTCATTAAATATGTTGAATGGGTTTCAGGTTATTTGTAAAAGGAATTGCTGTTAGTTGCACTCCTGGCTTTGGCTGCTGAAACAATGTTGCGAGCCAGCAGAAAAGAAGTGACTTCTGGTACACGGTTTCAAACGTAAAACCAGTGAAACAAATGTGCAATACCTTTTAAACCAAAGGaagtatttaatttatattggaaagatgaattaacattacatttatttcattgtGGGGGGAATTGTTTAGTGGAGTGcccctttaacaaataaaaagaTGTATATGGCCATCATTTATGCAAGGCCAAGCCTAAAGACTTAATCTAGTGTTAATCTCAATCTAATTTGCAGTAGACTGCAATTTGGGCAAACTGGCTGCATACTATACAGTTTGAAAAGTAAGGAGAATTAAGTGGATTTACCATGCAGTATCTGAATGGATATATTTGGTCAATACACTTTCATGAACTCTTGTATATCTGCTTGCTTTagctaaatgtatatttaaaaagagaaacaatGTTTAAAAGATGAGCACGGGAAGTAAACTAATACATGGAAAAAAGTTAGTTTATCTGGTGAGTATCAATTATTGCAAGTATCCAAGATATTTATTGTTGCCCAACTGCACAGTGCAGCCAAATAATAGTTTAGATGTTTTGTATATCGCAAAACATCTAATGTGATACACCTTTAAGAAAACAAAGAATAATGTTATTCAATTGGCATCATTGTTGTCGTTATTTTGCTTATCTGTGTGTAAACAAGTTAgtgtgaccttttttttttttttttttagccttggaAAAATATGTATGAAATGCAAGGAAAGTTCTGCTGCCCTTCTCATCCGAGCTGGAGATGCATTCTGCAAGTAAGATGTTCCTGGCATTTACTCCAGAAttgtcttgttttgtttttttaatacagaaactGATGATTGCAGTGCTGCTTCTAGAAGTTGCTCGAAAGTGGGTTCTTTTAGGGCAGCGcgcaaagattcagggagatttatcggtcggcaacaaatcacctcttcttcttgcgactaatctccccaaactgccttcccgcctgctagaatctaaatcgctgtctggaatggccatcagatcacttcgttttccaaagtcaacctaagttgcctcacgaggaagttagggcgacttcggaaaacgaagcgattcgagtgccacccccccggtgatttagattctagccagcgggaaggcttttcagggagattattcgcccaaagaggaggcgatttgtcgccaggtgacgaAATCTCCCGaaatctttgcgtgtgtctcaACTTACCTgtatctaatatatatttatcttgatTCAGCTGCAGAGCAACAAATATTTCTGCAGCTGCTGTCATTTGTTATTATAATTGTCAATATGAGCTTTCACTGTGAGGCACAGAGGATAACCTTATGTGTGAGATGTTTCccatccctttagattgtaagctcttgtagaCTCTTATCTTACTCCATCTCTAAATATGATTACAAGGGTTAAAGTCCCCTCTTTGGTAAAATATTGTACGTTTTGTGTAGATTAgagacactatataaataatgaaaaatagacATTAGGTTTGAATAACAATAGCATTTAGGTGCTATCTAAGCAGGACAGAATAAGGGCTGAAGAGACGACTGTAAGAATGaatagcaaaaaaataataaaagggcaTTATCcgttttcaatatatttatatgtgttttagATCCTGCTTCAAAGAGTACTTTGTGCACAAGTTCCGGGCCACTCTTGGCAAGAACAGAGTCATCTATCCAGGGGAAAAGGTACAGAAAGTTTAATTCTGTATTGTATGCTTATAATTATGCACAGCCaccatttggcagcactgtacaataagtggttgtatacatcaaacatacaggtTACATTTACTGGTATAAAaccaaacatctaattggttgctgaacctgggcaaacattgagccttttattacatataccacggctgttgcctatagcaaccagtcagattttTGACACATGTTTGGGTGGGTGGGGGAGAAACTCACATTGCACTCAACTGAAGGAGAACAGAAATGGAAGCTGCACAGTACATTCATTGGCAATATGCAGTGATCTAAACTACCTGACCTTCtggtgtatgtgtgtatacacACCGTGTTTTGGATGGTTCTCTCATTGATTTAAacgagactgcaatatgaattggagagtgcctgaatagaaagatgagtaataaaatgtaaccataaatgtgtagccttaaagagcatttgtttttagatggggtcagtaacttccctttgaaagctggaaagcatcagaagaaggcagcacGTTATTTTTATTAACACAGCTTGCCTTTCTGCATTATTCATATGCAAGAGGATGAGTAAACATGGCAACACTTCAGCTACACTTACCTTTGAGTGAAATTAAATGCACTTTTGCTTAGAAGAAAGGAAAGTACACCTTGAAGGCCTTTAACAAATATAGCTGTAAAGGAACTGCAGCACTTGTCTTTAATGTTGCAACCTTCcctactctattttttttatataatttgtgtaTCTTTTAGGTTCTCTTGGCTTATTCCGGTGGTCCCTCCTCCAGTGCCATGGTCCGGCAAGTTCAGGAGGTAATTGTTGACTTTGTTTTTTGCTTACCATTTTCACTTAGAGATATcttaattttaattgcatttgttCCAGATCTTTATAAAAGAAACCAATTGCTTTGTTGCTGAGCTTCTTCTATTTTTGTTTCTTAGGGACTGAGTCGTGATGCCCCTAAAAAGTTGCGCTTTGTTCCTGGAATCCTTTTTATTGATGGTAAATGCAGACTGCTATTTATGCAATGTATATACATGTTATATAGCAATTGTACCACTGGGTgtgacagtttgcaatttcagcagtctgattgccagggttcaaattaccctagcaaccatgcactgcttttgaataagagactggaatatgaataggagaggtctgaatagaaagttgaataataaaaaatagcaatacatttttagccttacagagcatttatttttcagtgacccccatttgaaaaaaggaaagggtcagaagaaaaattaacttaaaagctatgaaaaataaataatgaagaccaattgaaaagtttcttagaattgaacagtctatgacataataaatgttaaattaaaggtgaaccccccctttaatAGAAAACTCAGATCCACAAATACTGCCTCAAAGTTCACTTATATTGGTTTCAGCTGGTGATTGCCTGTGGGTACTTTGATTGCTGTAACAATGTTTCCAAATACCTAATGGTGTCCATATGCTTTATTTCATGATTGATTAGAAGGCACAGCATGTGGCATGAGTTGGGAGGAACGTCAACAAATTCTGTCTGAGATTTGCAGTGTCCTTCAACAGACAAAGATTCCCTTTCACATTGTCTCTTTGGAGCAGGTATGTAACTGGCAATGTAGAGGATAAATCGAGAGTGTTTTTTACCCTCAGCGTATTCACCATTGTTCCAGCTTACGTATCTATACATCTGTTATTCTTTACCAGGTTTTTTCCTTGCCAGGCTCTGTCCTGCAGAGAGGTGTGCCTGAACAGAGACCAAATTACAAGGAAGAAGTGGATCGTTTCTTGGTGCAGGAGCGGGAGCAAGGAGATGCAGGTTGTTCAGAAATGCTAGAAAGGCTTGAGGTCACTGACTCAGATTCACCTGGAAGTAGTGATAAAATGTACCAAAGTACATGCAGCCGTCCTCCTGATATGCACACCCAGAAACTAAAACAACTCTTTGCTTCTGCCAAGACATTGACTGCTAAACAGCAGTTGCTTCATACTCTGAGGTAAGAATAACACCTTCTATATTTTCCTGTATGCAGCTACCATTACCACAGCAAGATTGTTGTTGCACAAAACtgttctgtgtgtgtggggggggggggggaatgtattTAGTGTTTTTGTTACACCAGATCACTTCATTATTTCActggcttctttttcttttctaggaGCCACCTAATCTTGCATATCGCGCGGACTTGTGGTTATTCCAAAGTGATGACTGGTGAGAGCTGTACTCGTCTCTCTATCAGGCTGCTTTCCAACGTTTCACTGGGACGGGGAGCCTTTCTACCACTGGATACTGTGAGCTATTCTCAAATGAGGATTCTCCATCTTTCATTGTCATCCGTTATCTAAATAATGAAAAGCTACCCAGCATTGTGTTGCCTTACAACTAATTTATACTTACAAACAAGTGCTATGGATGAAGTAATAGTATGTACTATAGCAACAAAATTGCAACTACTCTACTGAATatttcctatacatattccacAAAAAcacttgctgcctttttttttttttttgtttcattgtagATCTAACAAACCCATAACCAGTCATTTAAATTTAAGAAAATCTGCTTTCAATCTGTCTAAATTGTATTTAGATATGCATTACATTTACAGAAACGTTTTCTAAGGGAAAAGGCATGTGcactaaaaaaaatcttaccattTAGCTTTGCTGTCTATGGCACAGAGAGATTTAGGAAATTAACCAAGAGCTCCTTCATATCTAAACTGCTAAACCAGTGTATCTCTCTTTCATATCGGATATTCTTTGCCGTCCGCTTACTGTATCCCCTCTCATCTTTTCTGTGTTCAAGGGCTTCTGTGACAGCAGATATGGGGATGTTGATATCATCCGTCCTATGAGAGAATATTCTTCAAAGGAAATTGCCTACTATAACCGATTTTTCAATGTCTCGCCAATCTTCATCCCAGCATTGGACACTAAGGTACAGAAGGAAAATCTCATGGCTGGATACAGTAATGCTTAATCCTGCGGAACTGATTCAGATCTTTTGTTATTTTCTCTCAGGCTTCAGAGAATAGCAGCATTCAGCACCTTACAGAGGTTTTCGTCAACAGACTGCAGGCAGATTTCCCATCCACTGTGAGCACCCTGTACAGGTAACTCACAAATACATCAGCCTTGTGTATAATAATTGTGATATTATGGAAGTGTTATTAGTAACAATGCAAATCTGTATCATTTAGGACCAGTGAGAAGCTGAATGTATCCAAAATAGACGCAGACCAAGAGACCTGTGCAAAAGATAGATGCTTGTTATGTCTTTCCCCTCTAGACACTCAAGCGGGTAGGTTTCTTTTTGAAAAGTGCTACAACTGTACTGTTTTCAGTTGATGACGTCTTTCATTTCAGTGCGTATTACAGATGAACTTCATGCAATGAAAAGCAAATACTGCTTGTAAGGTTTTTTTCCTTTgctgtagactttttttttttttatttcaacaaatttttattgaatatcaagaattacaggtatgggatccgttatccagaaagttctgaattacagaaaggccgtctcccatagactccactttatctgaataatccacatatttttaaaaataattttcctttttctctgtaataataaaaccgtaccttttacttgacctaaactaagatataattaatccttattggaaacaaaaccagaatattgggtttatttaatgtttacatgattttcaagtagacttaaggtattaagatccaaattaccgaaagacccacttcaggaaaaccccaggtcctgagcattctggataataggtcccatacctgtatagactattttaaaaagttacattgtaaaaacaatatataaggaCACAGGCAGCTGGAATGCAATATGGAGCAATGTGTAAGTAAAGCATATGGATAAAAGAAAAGAGTAAATCACTTTTAGCTTTTATGTAGCAGTCTGGTAAAATCTAAAAAAGAGACTTCGGTTTAGTCAATAGGTATAGAGTATGACCATTAATCAACTGTGTGACTAGAAAGTGATAGTCCATAAATAActaaaagaggaaaaagaaaccaaaatcagtaattataatacaggtataggatcccttatccggaaacccaatatccagaaagctccaaattacataatggctatctcccatagactccattttatccaaataatccaaattttttttaaacaatttcctttttctctgtaataataaaacagtaccttgtacttgatctcaactaagatataattaatccttattggaagcaaaaccagcctattgggtttatttaacgtttaaatgaatttctagtagacttaaggcatgaagacccaaattacggaaagatccgttatcccggaaaaccccaggtcccaagcattctggataacaggtctcatacctgtaataaaaaaaaaaatcccaccgtGACTCATTTGTGCCAAACAACAGAACATCAGAGGCTAGGTTGTAGACTAAGCTAATCTACCAACATAATAAACAGATCAAGAGTGTCCAAGGCCATTGTCCAGTCTATTCTATATCTGAGAGATTCAATAGGAATGTTATAGTCTTTCAGGCCTTGGCAATTGTCCGTTTTGCAGCCATTATAATCACCGTAAAGAGCTGATAATAGAGCTGTAGTAGgatgccttttttattatttacataatgaaggaaaatgtaattctaaaaaaattccagttgttttaaagttatttctaaatgttacTGCAGTTGAAAGGAGTGTTTCATATATCTCTTTATGTTCTTTAGTTCTGGGTTTTCAAATGATGAAGCAGGAGTCCGTTCTTCTCCAGGTCAGGaggcttctgctgcattgttttaaaCAGCTCGGCAGAGTTTGCATTTAATAGCAAATACCTTTACAATGGTACAACTGCTAAAAATCTGTAATAATTGTATATTGCTTAgaactacattttctttcaatatgaaaatgttttggagtgaagaacccctttaaagggctatGGGTTTTGGCTTTTTATGTTGGTAgctgtattatattataataacttCAAGCACATTACATAGTATGCTATGTCCTTTATCACTGGCAGTTTGAAGCAGTTGGGAGAATATTGTCATAATTAATATGGGAATGAATACTTCTTCATTAGGTACTCACTATTAAGTAATCTTTGTTTCTCTTGACAGGCAAGGCCTCTGCTTTCTCTGCCACGCAGCTATCGCATCACCTTTCTCAGAAGATTCCTATGAAATCAAATGATCTTGCAAACAATTCTGACAAGTCTTGCTGCCAAGGGGGTCAGGGCTGTAAAGAAGCAGGTTATGGGGACACCTGCCAGTCACGGTGCTTAACGTTTATCAGTTTgacaaagtatttaaaaagtcTCTTTCAGATCTGCTGTCCTTTTCCCACAATTATCTCACTGCTGCCTTCCATTTATTCACAGGGCTCTCCAGACTCCCAGCTTTGTTCACATGTTATGCTATAGTTGCAGGCTTACAGTAAAGGACATGGTAAGCTATTTTTTGATTTACTGTAAACATTTGTTGATATTAAGGACAGTGATGGATTTATTTAGAATCTGTTGCAAAAGCCTGCCAAGCTTTAGTCTGGACACCCCTTTGGCACCCAACACAAATGTCAGCTGAGGCCCTTCTTGCTGGCATCATCATAGTTTAAGATTTCGGACAAAAAGGATAGTTATTCCTGGCTGCACTGAAGTTGTCAGACCGTTAACTACTGTGAGCTCTTGGGTGGTCTGACTAACTACCTGGTCTCTGCCAACCTACATCCAACAGCTCAATCCTGCAGTACCTCAACAAAATAACCGGGAAGGCATAATGTCAGAAACAGAAGTGCTGTAGTTGGATAGCAGATGGAACACTTGTTTGTAGAAAAAGATAGTggggcacttaaaggagaaagaaaggtccAATCAATGGGTGTTCTAAATGTTagggaatcccccccccccacaaggattgtaatcacttacctgatactctgggccggtgctcctgttcGCAAAAAATGGCACAGactctttcttcaaaatcccgCGGCCGACACATGCACAGTATGTAGTAGAGCTTTTCACTGCGCACATGCATGAAGAAAGGAGAAAGAGGGGTCGCTCACTTGCAAGTAAcccaggcaggtgcagttttctgcaggcagtaaggacaggatTCCATAACCAGCTTTGCCCTCTACTGCTCATTAATTTGCATATCTGAATGGCCTGCAAGTTAGGGGGACACTTATTTGCCTCCATCcttctgcccctcatgaatatcATGCATGCAAATATAAGCACACAAGCCTGCAGCAGTTAATTTTTATAGGTAGGCAGTgttaaaagtgcaaataaatggcCAACTGTTTATTTGCACATTGTCTTCCTGCTTGTCAATGACCCCTAGTGTTTTGAGCCAATAATGATTGCAGAGGCCTACTTTATGGcagtaaacaaatatatttttctgttatgaAATTCATTTATAGCCATGAGCAATGTCTTAATCTCTTCTTGCTAAGAAGCCATATGCAAATATAACTCTTTCTGCTATGTGTACTTGACATTATTTTGGGATCTATTTCCAGCAGTCTCTTGATGTCTTACCCCAGTATGTGCTTCATGAAGCAGAGCACCGCTGTCAC encodes the following:
- the ctu2 gene encoding cytoplasmic tRNA 2-thiolation protein 2-A (The RefSeq protein has 2 substitutions compared to this genomic sequence), which gives rise to MCEEGETYCPEVKDAKQGKSLGKICMKCKESSAALLIRAGDAFCKSCFKEYFVHKFRATLGKNRVIYPGEKVLLAYSGGPSSSAMVRQVQEGLSRDAPKKLRFVPGILFIDEGTACGMSWEERQQILSEICSVLQQTKIPFHIVSLEQVFSLPGSVLQRGAPEQRPNYKEEVDRFLVQEREQGDAGCSEMLERLEVTDSDSPGSSDKMYQSTCSHPPDMHTQKLKQLFASAKTLTAKQQLLHTLRSHLILHIARTCGYSKVMTGESCTRLSIRLLSNVSLGRGAFLPLDTGFCDSRYGDVDIIRPMREYSSKEIAYYNRFFNVSPIFIPALDTKASENSSIQHLTEVFVNRLQADFPSTVSTLYRTSEKLNVSKIDADQETCAKDRCLLCLSPLDTQAGKASAFSATQLSHHLSQKIPMKSNDLANNSDKSCCQGGQGCKEAGYGDTCQSRALQTPSFVHMLCYSCRLTVKDMQSLDVLPQYVLHEAEHRCHRTEMRKEIQEFLLDEDDGDS
- the ctu2 gene encoding cytoplasmic tRNA 2-thiolation protein 2-A isoform X1, whose product is MCEEGETYCPEVKDAKQGKSLGKICMKCKESSAALLIRAGDAFCKSCFKEYFVHKFRATLGKNRVIYPGEKVLLAYSGGPSSSAMVRQVQEGLSRDAPKKLRFVPGILFIDEGTACGMSWEERQQILSEICSVLQQTKIPFHIVSLEQVFSLPGSVLQRGVPEQRPNYKEEVDRFLVQEREQGDAGCSEMLERLEVTDSDSPGSSDKMYQSTCSRPPDMHTQKLKQLFASAKTLTAKQQLLHTLRSHLILHIARTCGYSKVMTGESCTRLSIRLLSNVSLGRGAFLPLDTGFCDSRYGDVDIIRPMREYSSKEIAYYNRFFNVSPIFIPALDTKASENSSIQHLTEVFVNRLQADFPSTVSTLYRTSEKLNVSKIDADQETCAKDRCLLCLSPLDTQAGKASAFSATQLSHHLSQKIPMKSNDLANNSDKSCCQGGQGCKEAGYGDTCQSRALQTPSFVHMLCYSCRLTVKDMSLDVLPQYVLHEAEHRCHRTEMRKEIQEFLLDEDDGDS